A region from the Pseudomonas sp. P8_229 genome encodes:
- a CDS encoding lactate permease LctP family transporter, whose amino-acid sequence MQTWQQFYTPLGSLGVSALAAVIPIVFFFLALAVFRLKGHVAGSITLALSIAVAIFAFHMPVDMAFAAAGYGFAYGLWPIAWIIVAAVFLYKLTVKSGQFEVIRSSVLSITDDQRLQVLLIGFCFGAFLEGAAGFGAPVAITAALLVGLGFNPLYAAGLCLIANTAPVAFGALGIPIIVAGQVTGIDAFKIGAMTGRQLPLLSLFVPFWLVFMMDGLRGVRETWPAALVAGLSFAVTQYFTSNFIGPELPDITSALASLISLTLFLKVWQPKRTAGAQIAGATSSAAITASVGGFGQKRTTVASPYGLWEIFIAWSPFLILTVLVTIWTLKPFKAMFAAGGSMYAWVFNFAIPHLDQLVIKTAPIVATPTAIPAVFKLDPFSATGTAIFFSALISMLVLKINFKIGLTTLKETFYELRWPILSIGMVLAFAFVTNYSGMSSTMALVLAATGAAFPFFSPFLGWLGVFLTGSDTSSNALFSSLQATTAHQIGVNDTLLVAANTSGGVTGKMISPQSIAVACAATGLVGKESDLFRFTLKHSLFFATIVGLITLAQAYWFTGMLVH is encoded by the coding sequence ATGCAAACCTGGCAACAGTTCTATACCCCGCTCGGCAGTCTCGGCGTCTCCGCACTTGCGGCCGTCATTCCTATCGTTTTCTTCTTTCTCGCTCTGGCGGTGTTCCGCCTCAAGGGGCATGTGGCCGGCAGCATCACGCTGGCCCTGTCGATCGCCGTAGCGATTTTCGCCTTCCACATGCCAGTCGACATGGCCTTCGCCGCCGCCGGATACGGCTTTGCCTACGGCCTGTGGCCGATTGCCTGGATCATTGTTGCAGCGGTATTCCTCTACAAACTGACGGTCAAGAGTGGTCAGTTCGAGGTCATTCGCAGCTCGGTGCTGTCGATCACTGACGACCAACGTCTGCAGGTGTTGCTGATCGGTTTCTGCTTCGGCGCGTTCCTGGAAGGTGCCGCCGGCTTCGGCGCGCCGGTAGCGATTACCGCTGCGCTGCTGGTCGGCCTCGGGTTCAACCCGCTGTACGCCGCCGGCCTGTGCCTGATTGCCAACACCGCGCCGGTGGCGTTCGGCGCCCTCGGCATTCCAATCATTGTTGCCGGGCAAGTTACCGGCATCGACGCGTTCAAGATCGGCGCCATGACCGGCCGCCAACTGCCACTGCTGTCGCTGTTCGTGCCGTTCTGGCTGGTGTTCATGATGGACGGCCTGCGCGGTGTGCGTGAAACCTGGCCGGCAGCGCTGGTCGCCGGCCTGAGCTTCGCCGTGACCCAGTACTTCACCTCGAACTTCATCGGCCCGGAACTGCCGGACATCACTTCGGCCTTGGCCAGCCTGATTTCCCTGACCCTGTTCCTCAAAGTCTGGCAGCCAAAACGTACCGCAGGCGCGCAAATCGCCGGCGCCACGTCGAGTGCAGCAATCACCGCCAGCGTCGGCGGCTTCGGCCAGAAGCGCACGACCGTGGCATCGCCCTACGGCCTCTGGGAAATTTTCATTGCCTGGTCGCCGTTCCTGATCCTCACCGTGCTGGTAACTATCTGGACCCTCAAGCCCTTCAAGGCGATGTTCGCCGCCGGCGGTTCGATGTACGCCTGGGTGTTCAACTTTGCGATCCCGCACCTTGATCAACTGGTGATCAAGACCGCTCCGATCGTCGCGACACCAACTGCCATACCGGCCGTGTTCAAACTCGACCCGTTTTCCGCGACCGGCACAGCGATTTTCTTCTCGGCGCTGATCTCGATGCTGGTACTGAAGATCAATTTCAAAATTGGTCTGACCACATTGAAAGAGACCTTCTACGAACTGCGCTGGCCTATTCTGTCGATCGGCATGGTGCTGGCCTTCGCCTTCGTCACCAACTACTCGGGCATGTCCTCGACCATGGCCCTGGTACTGGCGGCCACTGGCGCGGCGTTCCCATTCTTCTCACCGTTCCTTGGCTGGCTGGGCGTGTTCCTCACCGGCTCGGATACTTCGTCCAACGCCCTGTTCAGTTCACTGCAAGCCACCACTGCCCACCAGATCGGCGTCAACGACACCCTGTTGGTGGCGGCCAATACCAGCGGCGGCGTGACCGGCAAGATGATCTCGCCACAATCGATCGCCGTGGCCTGCGCTGCGACCGGCCTGGTGGGCAAGGAATCGGATCTGTTCCGCTTCACCCTCAAGCACAGCCTATTCTTTGCCACGATCGTCGGCCTGATCACTTTGGCTCAGGCCTACTGGTTCACCGGCATGCTGGTGCACTAA
- the smpB gene encoding SsrA-binding protein SmpB — protein MAKQKKHPTGTIAQNKKARHDYFIEHRFEAGLVLAGWEVKSLRASKLQLVDSYVLLKDGEAWLLGSHITPLMTASTHVIADPTRTRKLLLNKRELEKLATAVQQKGYACVCLSFYWSKHMVKCEIALGKGKKEYDKRDTERERDAGRELQRAVRNKGKEE, from the coding sequence ATGGCTAAACAGAAGAAACACCCAACAGGGACCATCGCGCAGAACAAAAAGGCGCGACACGATTACTTCATCGAACATCGGTTCGAGGCTGGTCTGGTCCTGGCCGGCTGGGAAGTAAAAAGTCTGCGGGCAAGCAAGCTGCAACTGGTCGACAGTTACGTGCTGCTCAAGGATGGCGAAGCATGGCTGCTGGGCAGTCACATCACGCCGTTGATGACCGCCAGCACCCACGTCATCGCCGACCCGACCCGCACCCGCAAACTGCTGCTCAACAAACGCGAGCTGGAAAAACTCGCCACTGCCGTGCAACAGAAAGGCTACGCCTGCGTCTGCCTGTCCTTCTACTGGAGCAAGCACATGGTCAAGTGCGAGATTGCTCTGGGCAAGGGCAAGAAGGAATACGACAAGCGTGACACCGAGCGCGAACGCGACGCCGGTCGTGAGCTGCAACGCGCCGTGCGCAACAAGGGCAAGGAAGAATAA
- a CDS encoding (Fe-S)-binding protein, which produces MSELFYNAVPNATRVAPPLPEPRQYPSEKPSRVYLFGTCVVDLFYPEAGMDAIHLLEREGITVEYPQGQSCCGQPAYTSGYTEQARTVARSQLALFAGDYPVVVPSGSCAGMLREHYADLFKDEPQTLKQVQALAARTYELAEFLLFVCKVQLKDSGEPVKVALHTSCSARREMNTHLHGRELLAQLSNVERVNHDHESECCGFGGTFSVRMPDISGAMVADKTKALKDSGAHKVLSADCGCLMNINGALEKQKEALRGQHLASFLWQRTGGAQ; this is translated from the coding sequence ATGAGCGAGCTTTTTTACAACGCTGTGCCAAACGCGACCCGCGTTGCACCGCCACTGCCCGAACCTCGGCAGTACCCCAGCGAGAAACCGTCGCGGGTTTACCTTTTCGGGACGTGCGTGGTTGACCTTTTCTACCCCGAAGCCGGGATGGACGCGATCCACTTGCTGGAGCGTGAAGGGATCACGGTCGAGTACCCGCAAGGGCAGAGCTGCTGCGGGCAACCGGCCTACACCTCGGGTTACACCGAGCAGGCGCGGACGGTTGCGCGCTCGCAACTGGCGCTGTTTGCCGGGGATTATCCGGTGGTGGTGCCGTCGGGTTCTTGCGCGGGCATGCTGCGCGAGCATTACGCCGACTTGTTCAAGGACGAGCCGCAAACGTTGAAACAGGTTCAGGCCCTTGCGGCCCGCACCTATGAACTGGCCGAGTTCCTGCTGTTCGTCTGCAAGGTGCAGCTCAAGGACAGCGGCGAGCCGGTCAAAGTCGCGCTGCACACCTCGTGTTCGGCACGGCGTGAAATGAACACCCACCTGCACGGCCGCGAGTTGTTGGCGCAGTTGAGCAACGTGGAGCGGGTCAACCACGATCACGAAAGCGAATGCTGTGGCTTCGGTGGGACATTCAGCGTCCGAATGCCAGATATTTCCGGCGCGATGGTGGCTGACAAGACCAAAGCGTTGAAGGACTCCGGCGCACATAAGGTGTTGAGCGCCGACTGTGGCTGTTTGATGAACATCAACGGCGCATTGGAGAAACAAAAAGAAGCGCTGCGCGGGCAACATCTCGCCAGCTTTCTGTGGCAACGAACCGGAGGTGCGCAATGA
- a CDS encoding GntR family transcriptional regulator → MGFDQIRQRRLSDDIVERLEGMILEGTLKSGERLPAERALAEQFGVSRPSLREAIQKLAAKGLLVSRQGGGNYVVETLGSTFSDPLLLLLESNPEAQRDLLEFRHTLEASCAYYAALRATDVDRERLTVAFNELQDCYTRHDEVSRVEEGAADAKFHLAIAEASHNAVLLHTIRGLFDLLKRNVVTNIGGMYKQRTETRDMLISQHRELYLAIVEGRAEQAREVSSRHILYVQEVLEEVRQEVQRVARAERRKGM, encoded by the coding sequence ATGGGGTTTGATCAGATTCGTCAGCGCCGTTTGTCTGACGATATTGTCGAGCGACTCGAGGGGATGATCCTCGAGGGCACGCTGAAGTCCGGTGAGCGGCTTCCGGCTGAGCGAGCGCTGGCCGAGCAGTTCGGCGTATCGCGTCCGTCATTGCGCGAAGCGATTCAGAAGCTGGCGGCCAAGGGCTTGCTGGTCAGTCGCCAGGGCGGTGGCAACTATGTGGTGGAAACCCTCGGTTCGACCTTCAGCGATCCGCTGCTACTGCTGCTTGAGAGCAATCCGGAGGCGCAGCGCGACTTACTGGAGTTTCGGCACACTTTGGAGGCATCGTGCGCCTATTACGCAGCATTGCGCGCTACCGATGTGGATCGCGAGCGTCTGACTGTAGCGTTCAACGAGCTGCAGGATTGCTATACGCGGCATGACGAAGTGAGTCGGGTGGAGGAAGGCGCGGCGGATGCGAAGTTTCATCTGGCGATCGCCGAAGCCAGCCACAATGCGGTGCTGCTGCACACCATTCGCGGGCTGTTCGATCTGCTCAAGCGCAACGTGGTGACGAACATTGGCGGCATGTACAAGCAGCGTACGGAAACTCGCGACATGCTGATTTCTCAGCACCGGGAGCTGTACCTGGCGATTGTCGAGGGGCGTGCGGAACAGGCGCGAGAAGTTTCCAGCCGGCACATTCTGTATGTGCAGGAAGTGCTGGAGGAAGTGCGCCAAGAGGTTCAGCGCGTGGCCCGGGCGGAGCGGCGCAAGGGGATGTGA
- a CDS encoding FAD-binding and (Fe-S)-binding domain-containing protein produces the protein MTLPATFLRDAQQLIPAERRFDDPLSTLAFGTDASFYRLIPKLVIRVESENEVVALLKLAQRDQVPVTFRAAGTSLSGQAISDSVLIVLGDNWNAREIRGQGMQIRLQPGVIGAQANAWLAPFGRKIGPDPASINACKIGGIVANNASGMCCGTAQNTYHTLAGIRLVLADGTRLDTEDTASVAAFRESHSELLERLATLGRETRANAELAARIRHKYRLKNTTGLSLNALVDFDEPVDILSHLLVGSEGTLGFISAVTYDTVIDHPNKASALIVFPDVETCCNAVTVLKSQPVSAVELLDRRSLRSVQDKPGMPDFVQHLSNNACALLIESRAASSSLLQEQLAQIMASLASFPVEKQVDFTEDPAENAKLWAIRKDTFPAVGAVRKTGTTVIIEDVTFPVEQLAIGVNRLIELFDKHSYDEAILFGHALEGNLHFVFTQGFNNPEEVARYQAFMDDVAQLVAVEFGGSLKAEHGTGRNMAPFVELEWGSDAYQLMWQLKRLLDPNGILNPDVVLSEDPQIHLKHLKPLPAADEIVDKCIECGFCEPVCPSKGLTLSPRQRIVIWRDIQAKKRAGVDTTELEKAYEYQGIETCAATGLCAQRCPVGINTGELVKKLRARHATHQKTADWIEGNFAKTLQGARFTLHVANGARMLLGAPRLAKLSATLTRLSKGQVPLWTNAMPQPEKAMRFSPSVSDNRPRVVYLAACVSRVMGPAAGDKEQMSLYDKTRGLLEKAGYQVVFPENQDNLCCGQPFASKGYAEQAEHKRQELISALLHASRGGLDPIYCDTSPCTLRLVQDVGDARLDLYDPVRFIRTHLLDRLDFTPQDAPIAVHVTCSTQHLGESQALIDLARKCSKTVVIPEGIHCCGFAGDKGFTTPELNSHSLRTLKDAVQHCSEGISTSRTCEIGLTQHGGIDYHGLVYLVDRVTRAKSS, from the coding sequence ATGACGTTACCGGCGACTTTTCTGCGAGATGCGCAACAACTGATCCCGGCCGAGCGCCGTTTTGATGACCCGTTGTCGACCCTGGCCTTCGGCACCGATGCCAGTTTCTATCGGCTGATTCCCAAACTGGTGATCCGCGTCGAGTCCGAAAACGAGGTGGTGGCGCTGCTGAAACTGGCCCAGCGCGATCAAGTCCCGGTAACCTTCCGCGCCGCCGGCACCAGCCTTTCCGGGCAAGCGATCAGCGATTCGGTGCTAATCGTGCTGGGGGATAACTGGAACGCCCGCGAGATTCGCGGCCAGGGCATGCAGATTCGCCTGCAGCCGGGCGTCATCGGTGCACAGGCCAACGCGTGGCTGGCACCGTTCGGACGCAAGATCGGCCCGGACCCGGCGTCGATCAACGCCTGCAAGATCGGCGGCATCGTCGCCAACAACGCCAGCGGCATGTGCTGCGGCACCGCGCAAAATACCTATCACACGCTGGCCGGGATTCGTCTGGTGCTGGCCGACGGTACGCGCCTCGATACCGAAGACACCGCCAGCGTCGCCGCGTTTCGCGAAAGCCACAGCGAACTGCTGGAGCGCCTGGCGACGTTGGGCCGCGAGACCCGCGCCAACGCCGAACTGGCCGCCAGAATTCGCCACAAATACCGTCTGAAAAATACCACTGGCCTGTCGCTCAATGCTTTGGTGGATTTCGACGAGCCTGTGGATATCTTGAGCCACCTGCTGGTCGGCTCTGAAGGCACCCTCGGCTTCATCAGCGCGGTGACCTACGACACAGTGATCGATCACCCGAACAAGGCCTCGGCACTGATCGTGTTCCCGGATGTGGAAACCTGCTGCAACGCGGTCACCGTGCTGAAAAGCCAACCGGTGTCGGCGGTAGAGTTGCTCGATCGGCGCAGCCTGCGCTCAGTGCAGGACAAACCCGGCATGCCGGATTTCGTACAGCACCTGTCGAACAATGCCTGCGCCCTGCTGATCGAATCCCGCGCAGCCTCTTCCTCTTTGCTGCAGGAGCAACTGGCACAGATCATGGCGTCGCTCGCCAGTTTTCCGGTGGAAAAACAGGTCGACTTCACCGAAGACCCCGCCGAGAACGCCAAGCTCTGGGCGATCCGCAAAGACACCTTCCCCGCCGTCGGCGCTGTGCGTAAAACCGGTACCACGGTGATCATCGAAGACGTGACCTTCCCGGTCGAACAACTGGCCATCGGTGTGAACCGCTTGATCGAGCTGTTCGACAAACATTCCTACGATGAGGCGATTCTTTTCGGACACGCATTGGAAGGCAATCTGCACTTCGTCTTCACCCAAGGCTTCAACAACCCGGAAGAAGTCGCACGCTATCAAGCGTTCATGGACGACGTTGCACAACTGGTGGCAGTGGAGTTTGGCGGATCGTTGAAGGCTGAGCACGGCACCGGCCGCAACATGGCGCCGTTCGTGGAACTGGAATGGGGCAGCGACGCCTATCAACTGATGTGGCAGCTCAAACGCCTGCTCGATCCGAACGGCATTCTCAACCCTGACGTGGTGCTCAGCGAGGATCCGCAGATCCACCTCAAGCACCTGAAACCCCTGCCGGCAGCCGACGAGATTGTCGACAAATGCATCGAATGCGGCTTCTGCGAGCCGGTTTGCCCCTCCAAAGGCCTGACCCTCAGCCCACGCCAGCGCATCGTGATCTGGCGTGACATTCAGGCGAAGAAACGCGCGGGTGTCGATACCACCGAGCTGGAAAAAGCCTACGAGTACCAAGGCATCGAAACCTGTGCCGCCACCGGGCTGTGCGCGCAGCGTTGCCCTGTCGGCATCAACACCGGTGAGCTGGTGAAAAAGCTCCGCGCCCGTCACGCCACGCATCAGAAAACCGCGGACTGGATCGAAGGAAATTTCGCCAAGACCCTGCAAGGCGCACGCTTCACCCTGCACGTGGCCAACGGCGCACGGATGCTGCTCGGCGCACCGCGCCTGGCGAAGCTTTCCGCGACCCTGACGCGTTTGTCCAAAGGTCAGGTGCCGCTGTGGACCAACGCGATGCCGCAACCGGAAAAAGCTATGCGTTTCAGCCCGAGCGTTTCCGACAACCGTCCGCGCGTGGTGTATCTGGCAGCGTGCGTATCGCGGGTCATGGGCCCGGCGGCGGGAGACAAGGAGCAGATGTCGCTCTACGACAAAACCCGTGGCCTGCTGGAAAAGGCCGGTTACCAAGTGGTCTTCCCGGAGAACCAGGACAACCTCTGCTGCGGTCAGCCCTTCGCCTCGAAAGGCTACGCCGAGCAAGCCGAACACAAACGTCAGGAACTGATCAGCGCATTGCTCCACGCCAGTCGTGGCGGGCTCGATCCGATCTATTGCGACACCAGCCCATGCACCTTGCGCCTGGTGCAGGACGTGGGAGATGCGCGCCTGGACCTGTACGACCCGGTGCGCTTCATCCGTACGCACCTTCTCGATCGCCTGGACTTCACGCCGCAGGACGCACCGATTGCGGTCCACGTGACGTGCAGCACGCAGCATCTTGGCGAGAGCCAGGCGCTGATCGATCTGGCGCGCAAATGCAGCAAGACCGTGGTCATCCCCGAAGGCATTCACTGCTGCGGGTTCGCCGGTGACAAGGGCTTCACCACACCGGAGCTGAACAGCCATTCGCTGCGCACCCTCAAGGATGCGGTGCAGCATTGCAGCGAGGGGATTTCCACCAGCCGCACCTGTGAGATCGGCCTGACGCAACACGGCGGCATCGACTATCACGGGCTGGTCTATCTGGTGGATCGGGTGACCCGGGCCAAGTCCAGCTGA
- a CDS encoding LutB/LldF family L-lactate oxidation iron-sulfur protein — MSTSAIIPTVAVEEDFRTRAHNALGDAQLRNNFRTAMDSLMTKRAAAFSDAHEREHLRALGNSIRARALSKLPDLLEQLEQNLTRNGVTVHWAETVDEANGIVLSIIRAHEARQVIKGKSMVSEEMEMNHFLEAQGVECLESDMGEYIVQLDHEKPSHIIMPAIHKNAGQVASLFHDKLGVEYTKDVDQLIQIGRSVLRQKFFEADIGVSGVNFAVAETGTLLLVENEGNGRMTTTVPPVHIAVTGIEKVVENLRDVVPLLSLLTRSALGIPITTYVNMISGPRKEHELDGPQEVHLVLLDNGRSQAFADSELRQTLNCIRCGACMNHCPVYTRVGGHTYGEVYPGPIGKIITPHMVGLAKVPDHPSASSLCGACGEVCPVKIPIPAILRRLREENVKAPDAPHQVMRGQGSKYSRKERFIWNAWAKLNSSPTLYRLFGFFATRLRALTPNNVGPWTQNHSAPKPAARSLHDMAREHLAKQGDR, encoded by the coding sequence ATGAGCACTTCCGCGATTATTCCTACGGTCGCCGTAGAAGAAGATTTCCGCACCCGGGCGCACAACGCTCTGGGCGATGCGCAGTTACGGAACAACTTCCGCACTGCCATGGATTCACTGATGACCAAGCGGGCAGCGGCTTTCAGCGATGCCCACGAAAGAGAACATTTGCGTGCCCTGGGCAACTCGATCAGGGCCCGCGCGCTCTCCAAGTTGCCCGACCTGCTCGAGCAACTGGAACAGAACCTGACCCGCAACGGTGTGACAGTGCACTGGGCGGAAACGGTGGACGAGGCCAATGGCATCGTCTTGTCGATCATCCGCGCTCACGAGGCGCGGCAAGTGATCAAGGGCAAATCGATGGTCAGCGAAGAGATGGAGATGAACCATTTCCTCGAGGCTCAAGGTGTTGAATGCCTGGAGTCCGACATGGGGGAATACATCGTCCAGCTCGACCACGAGAAGCCTTCACACATCATTATGCCGGCGATCCACAAGAATGCCGGTCAGGTCGCGTCCTTGTTCCACGACAAACTTGGCGTGGAATACACCAAGGACGTTGACCAACTCATTCAGATCGGTCGCAGCGTCCTGCGGCAGAAGTTCTTCGAAGCGGACATCGGCGTCTCCGGTGTCAACTTCGCCGTCGCCGAAACCGGCACCCTGCTGCTGGTGGAAAACGAAGGCAACGGGCGCATGACCACCACCGTGCCACCGGTGCACATCGCCGTCACCGGCATCGAAAAAGTCGTGGAAAACCTGCGCGACGTGGTGCCGCTGCTGTCGCTGCTGACCCGTTCGGCGCTGGGCATTCCGATCACCACCTACGTCAACATGATCTCCGGCCCGCGCAAGGAGCATGAACTCGACGGCCCGCAGGAAGTGCATCTGGTGCTGCTCGACAACGGTCGCAGCCAAGCCTTTGCTGACAGCGAGCTGCGCCAGACCCTCAACTGCATCCGCTGCGGCGCCTGCATGAATCATTGCCCGGTCTACACCCGCGTCGGTGGTCACACCTACGGCGAGGTTTACCCGGGGCCGATCGGCAAAATCATCACCCCGCACATGGTCGGCCTGGCGAAAGTCCCGGATCACCCGAGCGCTTCGTCGCTGTGCGGTGCCTGCGGTGAAGTGTGCCCGGTGAAAATTCCGATCCCGGCAATTCTGCGCCGATTGCGCGAAGAGAACGTCAAAGCCCCGGACGCGCCGCATCAAGTGATGCGCGGCCAGGGCAGCAAGTATTCGCGCAAGGAACGTTTCATCTGGAACGCCTGGGCGAAACTCAACAGCTCGCCGACCCTGTATCGACTGTTCGGCTTCTTCGCCACGCGCCTGCGTGCACTGACGCCAAACAATGTCGGCCCGTGGACGCAAAACCATAGCGCACCGAAACCCGCCGCCCGCTCACTGCACGACATGGCCCGCGAGCATCTGGCCAAACAGGGAGACCGCTGA
- a CDS encoding LutC/YkgG family protein, whose product MSAKQNILAKLRNSLTGATPIADDFDVDLVTQPYTYSAEQRIPQLRKLMEAVHTEIHLTTGADWPALLAQLLRDRQLPSLLIAPTTPHGQRITQHWANHPDLPALKSYERPMEEWKAELFNDTPASITGTLGAIAATGSLILWPTREEPRLMSLVPPVHFALLKASEIRDNFYQVQQEFEWAQGMPTNALLVSGPSKTADIEQVLAYGAHGPKDLVVLILEDQ is encoded by the coding sequence ATGAGCGCCAAGCAAAATATCCTCGCCAAACTGCGCAACAGTCTGACCGGCGCCACACCGATTGCCGACGACTTCGACGTCGATCTGGTGACGCAGCCTTACACCTACAGCGCCGAGCAACGCATCCCGCAACTGCGCAAACTGATGGAAGCGGTGCACACCGAGATCCATCTGACGACTGGCGCAGACTGGCCGGCGTTGCTCGCGCAATTGCTGCGTGACCGTCAGTTGCCGAGTCTGCTGATCGCACCGACTACGCCCCACGGTCAACGCATCACACAACACTGGGCGAACCATCCTGATCTGCCGGCACTGAAATCCTACGAGCGGCCGATGGAGGAGTGGAAAGCCGAGCTGTTCAACGACACCCCGGCCAGCATCACCGGCACCCTCGGCGCCATCGCTGCGACCGGCAGCCTGATCCTCTGGCCAACCCGCGAAGAACCGCGGTTGATGAGCCTGGTGCCACCGGTGCATTTCGCCCTGCTCAAGGCCAGCGAAATCCGTGACAACTTCTATCAGGTGCAACAGGAATTCGAGTGGGCCCAAGGCATGCCGACCAACGCACTGTTGGTGTCCGGCCCGTCGAAAACCGCCGACATTGAACAAGTGTTGGCCTACGGCGCCCACGGCCCGAAAGACCTGGTGGTGCTGATCCTGGAGGACCAATGA